In Fodinibius saliphilus, a genomic segment contains:
- a CDS encoding TspO/MBR family protein: MKKYKSIIGLISWIIICSMAGIFGAQFEPGTWYEILQKPTWTPPNWVFPVVWPILYMMMGTAAWLLWKRETVSVRDHAFTWFFVQLVLNALWSWLFFGMHLIGTALAEIFLLWIAIIFTILLFWRQKQIAGLLLLPYLGWVSYASALNFAIWQLN, from the coding sequence ATGAAAAAATATAAATCCATTATTGGGCTGATAAGCTGGATTATTATTTGCAGCATGGCAGGTATATTTGGCGCACAGTTTGAGCCCGGCACCTGGTATGAAATTCTGCAAAAACCTACATGGACTCCCCCTAATTGGGTATTTCCAGTTGTTTGGCCCATTCTTTATATGATGATGGGAACGGCGGCATGGCTTTTATGGAAAAGAGAAACCGTCTCTGTCAGAGATCATGCTTTTACGTGGTTCTTTGTACAGTTAGTACTAAATGCACTCTGGTCTTGGTTATTTTTTGGAATGCATCTTATTGGTACGGCTTTGGCAGAAATTTTCTTACTATGGATAGCTATCATTTTTACCATACTCCTATTTTGGAGACAAAAGCAGATAGCTGGTCTGCTACTCCTACCCTACTTGGGATGGGTTAGTTATGCATCAGCATTAAATTTCGCGATCTGGCAGCTCAATTAA